A single region of the Acidobacteriota bacterium genome encodes:
- the tig gene encoding trigger factor, translating into MSVVLAVENVGPCRKQLKIEVPAPAVEAELRKVVEQYSRQARVPGFRRGKIPASLIRQRFRDDIRQEVIERLLPRFWQEASTESALDTLTAPSVEEVGELADGEPLTFTAAVDVRPEFELASLDGFDLPDRDEEPSEEELTEALDELRRQVADWVTVERPAARGDRVLAAVRELEVEEDPESEPERVQVEIGDARVWEELSLALTGLEAGQTGTFSRPEGEGDEARVRKFEVEAALVEERDLPEPTNEFAAKVGKFETIDELREQVANGVTARKREASDRQRREALMEQLVARNSFDLPEGVVNHETENILRDYAMELQRRGVDVEAAGLDWQEMGGQARPQAERRVRERLVLDAVVAAEEVAVSDEEVDGALATLARLQNRGFEELRQEFVREGRMASLRQQLQRDRAVRRLLGDGEDGAEENKA; encoded by the coding sequence ATGAGTGTCGTGCTTGCTGTAGAGAACGTCGGACCGTGCCGCAAACAGCTCAAGATCGAGGTGCCGGCGCCGGCCGTCGAGGCGGAGCTCCGCAAGGTGGTGGAGCAGTACTCCCGCCAGGCGCGAGTCCCCGGTTTTCGGCGCGGCAAGATCCCGGCGTCGCTGATTCGGCAGCGCTTCCGCGATGACATTCGGCAGGAGGTCATCGAGCGCCTGTTGCCGCGCTTCTGGCAAGAAGCATCGACCGAGAGCGCCCTCGACACCCTGACCGCTCCGAGCGTCGAAGAAGTTGGCGAGCTGGCGGACGGTGAGCCCCTGACCTTCACCGCCGCGGTCGACGTTCGGCCGGAGTTCGAGCTCGCCAGCCTGGACGGCTTCGATCTGCCCGATCGCGACGAGGAACCGAGCGAAGAAGAGCTCACCGAAGCCCTCGACGAGCTACGGCGGCAGGTGGCCGATTGGGTCACCGTCGAGCGGCCGGCGGCGCGCGGCGACCGGGTTCTGGCGGCGGTGCGCGAGCTCGAGGTCGAGGAGGATCCGGAGTCCGAGCCGGAGCGGGTGCAGGTGGAGATCGGCGATGCGCGGGTTTGGGAAGAGCTCTCGCTGGCCCTCACCGGCCTCGAGGCAGGGCAAACCGGAACCTTCAGCCGGCCGGAAGGAGAAGGAGACGAGGCGCGGGTGCGCAAGTTCGAGGTCGAGGCAGCGCTGGTGGAAGAGCGCGACCTGCCGGAGCCGACGAATGAGTTCGCCGCCAAGGTGGGCAAGTTCGAGACCATCGATGAGTTGCGCGAGCAGGTCGCGAACGGGGTTACCGCCCGCAAGCGCGAGGCCAGCGACCGCCAGCGCCGCGAGGCTTTGATGGAGCAACTGGTGGCGCGCAACAGCTTCGATTTGCCGGAAGGGGTGGTGAATCACGAGACCGAGAACATCCTGCGCGATTACGCCATGGAGCTGCAGCGCCGCGGCGTCGACGTCGAGGCCGCCGGCCTCGACTGGCAGGAAATGGGGGGGCAGGCGCGACCGCAAGCGGAGCGCCGAGTGCGCGAGCGGCTGGTGCTCGACGCGGTGGTGGCCGCAGAAGAGGTGGCGGTCAGCGACGAGGAGGTCGATGGCGCCCTCGCCACCTTGGCGCGGTTGCAGAACCGCGGTTTCGAAGAATTGCGCCAGGAGTTCGTGCGCGAAGGGCGCATGGCCAGCCTGCGCCAG